GCGACCGGATCCGCGCCTACCTCGCCGAACGGCTGCCCGAGTACATGGTCCCGGCCGACTTCGTGCTGCTGGAGGACATGCCGCTCACCCCGGCCGGCAAGATCGACCGGCGGCTCCTGCCCCACACCGAGCCCCAGCTGCAGCGGCGCAGCGGCGGCGGGGGCGCGGTGGGCCGGGCGGAGCCCGCGGCGGGTCCGACTCCGGCGAGGACCGGCGGTGTGACCGCGGAAGTGGTCGGGCACCTGTGGTCCGAACTGCTCGGCGTCGAGGAGGTCAAGCCCACCGACGACTTCTTCGACCTCGGCGGCAACTCGCTGCTCGCCATGGAGATGCTCGCCCGAGCCCGCATCATGATGGGCATCGACGTGACCCGGATCCGCACCCTCACCCGTTCCCTGCTGCGCGACGCCACCCTCGGTGCCTTCGCCGGAGCCGTCCAGGAAGCCCGCGCCGGCACAGCCTCGGGCGGCAGCCCCGCCGACCGGGCCGCCGTCGACTGGGCCGCCGAAACCGAAATCGGCCACCCCGTACGGCAGTCCTGGCGCCCCGCACCCAGCCGCGCCGAACCCGCCGAGATCCTGCTCACCGGTGCCACCGGATTCTGCGGCTCGCACCTGCTGAACACCCTGCTCGCCACCACCCGTGCCCGCATCCACTGCCTGGTCCGCGCCCCCGACGAGGAACACGCCCTCGAACGCGTCCGCGCCGCCCAACAGCGCTTCCTGCGCCACGACCTGTCCGACACCCGGGTCGTGCCGCTGGTCGGCGACCTCGCCGAACCGCTGCTCGGGCTGACACAGCGCCAGTTCGAATGGCTGGCCGGCAACCTGGACGCCATCCACCACCTCGGCGGGCAGGTCAACTTCCTCTACCCCTACCACCAGCTGCGCGGTGCCAACGTCGGCGGCACCCGCGAGGTCGTCCGACTCGCCGGACACAGCCGCGGCATCCCCGTGCACTACCTCTCCACGCTCGCCGTCCTCGTCGGCTTCGGCGCGGCCGGCATCGACGAGGTCACCGAACGGACTCCGCTCGCCCACCCGGAGAAGCTGGGCGTCGGGTACGTGGAGAGCAAGTGGGTCGCCGAACAACTGCTGCACAACGCCGCCGCCGTCGGGCTGCCCGTCACCGTGCTGCGCACCAACGACGTCACCGGGGACCTCGTGACGGGCGTCATGAACACCGGGACGGAGATCTGCGCCCTGATCAAGTACATGGCGGAGAGCGGCACGTGTCCCGACGCGCGGCTGCTGCTCGACTTCGTCCCCGCCGACCGGTTCGGCCAGGCCGTCGTCCACATCGCCGCCCACGCCCCCGCCAACGGCGAGGTGTACCACCTGACCTCGCCCCGGCCCGCCGTCCTCGCCGACCTCGCCGACCGGCTCCGGGCCCGCGGCTACCCGGTGGCCGAACTCCCCTACGACGAATGGGTGCAGAGCCTGGTCCGGTTCGCCGCCGGACACCCCACCCACCCCATCACCCCGTTCGTCCCGCTGTTCGTCGACCGCAGCCCCGGGACCGACCTGTCCCTCAGCGAGATGTACTTCCGGCCGACCTTCCCGCTCTTCGACCGGACCAACACCGAGGCCGCGCTCACCGGCAGCGGCATCGACCTGCCGGCGGTGGACGCGGCGCTGCTCGACCACTACCTGGAGCAGCTGCTGGCGGACGGCTACCTCGGACCGCCTCCGGGAGGCCGGCCGTGAGCGTCTTCGCGGACCTCGACGTCCAACGCGGCCCCGGGGACGGGCCGGTGGCGTTCGGGGGTGGCGTCGGGCCGGAGGACCTGCTCGCCGCCTACCGGCACGGGCTCTTCCCGATGCCGGCGGCCGACGAGTTCGCGAGCGCGTACAACGAGGCGCGGTTCGAGGAGTCCGTCGCGGCGGGCGAGATCGCACTGCTGGGCGGGGAGGACCCGTACGCGGTGGCGTGGTGGTCGCCCGATCCCCGGCCCGTCATTCCGCCCGGCGGCGTCCGCATCGGCCGGCAGCTGGCGCGGCGGCTGCGCAACCGCCTCGGCTGGTGGACCAGCGCCGACCGGGCCTTCGACGAGGTGCTCGCCACCTGCGCGCAGGGGCGCCAGCCGGCCTGGCTGGGCAAGGAGTTGCAGGACGGGCTGGCGCGGCTGCACGCGCTCGGCGCCGCGCACAGCGCGGAGGTGTGGGACGGCGACGAGCTGATAGGCGGCGTCTTCGGCGTCTCGGCGGGGCCGGTGCTGAGCCTCGACTCGATGTTCCACCGCCGCCCGGACGCCTCCCGAGTCGCCGTCGCCGACCTCGCGGCGCGCTTCGCGGCCGCCGGGGGCCGGCTCCTCGACGCGCAGTGGGACGGGCCGCACATCCGCAGCCTCGGCGCCGTGCCGCTGCCGCGGGCGCGGTACCTCGCGGAGCTGGAGGTTCCGGCCGACGTCCGGGAGCTCCCGGGGGACCGGCTCCCGGCCGCACGACTGGCCTGACGCCCTCTCACCATCGGTGGTCGTGTCATTACCCGACTTGGCCTGTCTTCGACAAACTTATTCCGCGTCAGTAACATGACGCCGCGTGTTCAAGAGCGCAATAGGCAGGGCCGTCCGGCCCGCCCTCCTCACCCTCGTCCTGACCGGGGTCGCCGCGTGCGGGCCGACGTCCTCCGGTACCCCCCAGGCCGCCGCCGGCACCGACCCGGCCGCCACCCCGGTAGCGGCTGCGGCTACCGGGACCGGCCCGGCCGCCGCCCAGTCCTCCGGCACACCCCACGCCCGCGCCACCACGCCCGGCTCCGCGCCCA
The nucleotide sequence above comes from Streptomyces kaniharaensis. Encoded proteins:
- a CDS encoding leucyl/phenylalanyl-tRNA--protein transferase, with translation MSVFADLDVQRGPGDGPVAFGGGVGPEDLLAAYRHGLFPMPAADEFASAYNEARFEESVAAGEIALLGGEDPYAVAWWSPDPRPVIPPGGVRIGRQLARRLRNRLGWWTSADRAFDEVLATCAQGRQPAWLGKELQDGLARLHALGAAHSAEVWDGDELIGGVFGVSAGPVLSLDSMFHRRPDASRVAVADLAARFAAAGGRLLDAQWDGPHIRSLGAVPLPRARYLAELEVPADVRELPGDRLPAARLA
- a CDS encoding amino acid adenylation domain-containing protein, which encodes MDDAANSAQGVRTDVNSERHAVVRDDNGQYAIWPGDLTVPGGWHKVFGPATRADCRAHVEREWRPAGLGFAPGPATVRDPGRAVAGFADTVHGLFRARAAHDPDAVAVIADDATLSYHELDRRSDRLAGALRARGVGAEQVVPVCLERGADLPVAWLGVLKTGAAFLPLDPAYPPRRLAQAVEECGARIVIASGGPDGVSAGFPGAEVLAVDAPAPDGPLPDGRLPDGAAPDDLAYLIYTSGSTGRAKGVAVTHRSMVFTLDRVIRAYGLTSRDRVLQLAALGFDTSLEQVFATLLTGATLVLGGSHTWAPTELVHRMRDLGLTVADLTPAYWHHVLGLLPAGGPGPEGLRLIIVGGDTVHDHDCRICLDRLPGVRLVNAYGVTEAAITSTLCEVTPALLESGDTGAAAAPVPIGRPLPGVQVHVLDNRLSPVRPGEKGEIYLGGPGLARGYWRAPVATAESFLPDPYAPVPGERMYRTGDAGRWRADGQLEILGRFDDQVKVRGYRVDMSEIEAVLDGHPDVRLARVAADFSPLDGARILTAYYTLVDREKSGARARRDRIRAYLAERLPEYMVPADFVLLEDMPLTPAGKIDRRLLPHTEPQLQRRSGGGGAVGRAEPAAGPTPARTGGVTAEVVGHLWSELLGVEEVKPTDDFFDLGGNSLLAMEMLARARIMMGIDVTRIRTLTRSLLRDATLGAFAGAVQEARAGTASGGSPADRAAVDWAAETEIGHPVRQSWRPAPSRAEPAEILLTGATGFCGSHLLNTLLATTRARIHCLVRAPDEEHALERVRAAQQRFLRHDLSDTRVVPLVGDLAEPLLGLTQRQFEWLAGNLDAIHHLGGQVNFLYPYHQLRGANVGGTREVVRLAGHSRGIPVHYLSTLAVLVGFGAAGIDEVTERTPLAHPEKLGVGYVESKWVAEQLLHNAAAVGLPVTVLRTNDVTGDLVTGVMNTGTEICALIKYMAESGTCPDARLLLDFVPADRFGQAVVHIAAHAPANGEVYHLTSPRPAVLADLADRLRARGYPVAELPYDEWVQSLVRFAAGHPTHPITPFVPLFVDRSPGTDLSLSEMYFRPTFPLFDRTNTEAALTGSGIDLPAVDAALLDHYLEQLLADGYLGPPPGGRP